Proteins encoded within one genomic window of Thunnus albacares chromosome 13, fThuAlb1.1, whole genome shotgun sequence:
- the LOC122995644 gene encoding histone H3, protein MARTKQTARKSTGGKAPRKQLATKAARKSAPATGGVKKPHRYRPGTVALREIRRYQKSTELLIRKLPFQRLVREIAQDFKTDLRFQSSAVMALQEASEAYLVGLFEDTNLCAIHAKRVTIMPKDIQLARRIRGERA, encoded by the coding sequence ATGGCAAGAACCAAGCAGACCGCCCGTAAATCCACCGGAGGCAAAGCCCCCAGGAAGCAGCTGGCCACCAAGGCTGCCCGTAAGAGCGCCCCGGCCACCGGCGGCGTGAAGAAGCCTCACCGTTACAGGCCCGGTACCGTGGCTCTGAGAGAGATCCGTCGTTACCAGAAATCCACCGAGCTGCTGATCCGCAAGCTGCCCTTCCAGCGCCTGGTGAGGGAGATCGCTCAGGACTTCAAGACCGACCTGCGCTTCCAGAGCTCCGCTGTCATGGCTCTGCAGGAGGCCAGCGAGGCTTACCTGGTCGGCCTGTTCGAGGACACCAACCTGTGCGCCATCCACGCCAAGAGGGTCACCATCATGCCCAAAGACATCCAGCTGGCCCGCCGCATCCGCGGAGAGAGAGCTTAA
- the LOC122995636 gene encoding histone H1-like, giving the protein MAEEAPAAAPAKAAPKAPKKKSAPRPKKDGPSLNKLIIGAVAESKERKGLSVAALKKILATKGVDVVKANKRINTAVTKLVTKGTLTQTKGTGASGSFKLAKETKPAKPVKKVVKKKAAVKAKKPAAKKPAAAKKPKTAAVKKTAAAKKSPKKVKKPAAAKKAAKSPKKAAKSPKKVVKKAPAAKKAPAKKVAKPKAKKAAPKKK; this is encoded by the coding sequence ATGGCAGAAGAAGCTCCAGCAGCGGCCCCGGCGAAAGCCGCCCCTAAAGCCCCGAAGAAGAAGAGCGCTCCCCGGCCCAAGAAGGACGGACCCAGCCTCAACAAGCTGATCATCGGCGCTGTGGCGGAGTCCAAGGAGCGTAAAGGGCTGTCGGTGGCGGCGCTTAAGAAGATTCTGGCGACCAAAGGCGTCGATGTCGTGAAAGCCAACAAACGCATCAATACTGCGGTCACGAAGCTGGTGACTAAAGGCACTCTGACCCAGACTAAAGGGACAGGGGCCTCCGGCTCCTTCAAGCTCGCCAAGGAGACCAAACCCGCCAAGCCCGTCAAGAAAGTGGTGAAGAAGAAAGCTGCCGTCAAAGCCAAGAAGCCCGCAGCCAAGAAACCCGCAGCGGCTAAGAAGCCCAAGACAGCGGCAGTGAAGAAGACAGCAGCCGCTAAGAAATCCCCCAAGAAGGTTAAGAAGCCCGCAGCGGCCAAGAAAGCAGCCAAGAGCCCCAAGAAGGCCGCCAAGAGCCCCAAGAAAGTGGTGAAAAAGGCTCCTGCAGCTAAGAAAGCTCCAGCAAAGAAGGTGGCCAAACCCAAAGCCAAGAAGGCAGCACCCAAGAAGAAGTGA
- the LOC122995658 gene encoding histone H2B 3-like, translating into MPDPVKAPKKGSKKAVSKATKTGKKKRKTRKESYAIYVYKVLKQVHPDTGISSKAMGIMNSFVGDIFERIAGEASRLAHYNKRSTITSREIQTAVRLLLPGELAKHAVSEGTKAVTKYTSSK; encoded by the coding sequence ATGCCTGATCCAGTGAAAGCGCCGAAGAAAGGCTCCAAGAAGGCCGTGTCCAAGGCCACGAAGACCggcaagaagaagagaaagacccGCAAGGAGAGCTACGCCATCTATGTGTACAAGGTGCTGAAGCAGGTCCACCCCGACACCGGCATCTCCTCCAAGGCCATGGGCATCATGAACTCCTTTGTGGGAGACATCTTTGAGCGTATTGCCGGTGAGGCTTCCCGCCTTGCTCACTACAACAAGCGCTCCACCATCACCTCCAGGGAGATCCAGACCGCCGTCCGCCTGCTGCTGCCCGGTGAGCTGGCCAAACACGCCGTGTCTGAGGGCACCAAGGCCGTCACCAAGTACACCAGCTCCAAGTAA
- the LOC122995657 gene encoding histone H2B 3-like codes for MPDPVKAPKKGSKKAVSKATKTGKKKRKTRKESYAIYVYKVLKQVHPDTGISSKAMGIMNSFVGDIFERIAGEASRLAHYNKRSTITSREIQTAVRLLLPGELAKHAVSEGTKAVTKYTSSK; via the coding sequence ATGCCTGATCCAGTGAAAGCACCGAAGAAAGGCTCCAAGAAGGCCGTGTCTAAAGCCACCAAGACCggcaagaagaagagaaagactCGCAAGGAGAGCTACGCCATCTACGTGTACAAGGTGCTGAAGCAGGTCCACCCCGACACCGGCATCTCCTCCAAGGCCATGGGCATCATGAATTCCTTTGTGGGGGACATCTTTGAGCGCATCGCCGGTGAGGCTTCCCGCCTTGCTCACTACAACAAGCGCTCCACCATCACCTCCAGGGAGATCCAGACCGCCGTCCGCCTGCTGCTGCCCGGTGAGCTGGCCAAACACGCCGTGTCTGAGGGCACCAAGGCCGTCACCAAGTACACCAGCTCCAAGTAA
- the LOC122995643 gene encoding histone H3 — translation MARTKQTARKSTGGKAPRKQLATKAARKSAPATGGVKKPHRYRPGTVALREIRRYQKSTELLIRKLPFQRLVREIAQDFKTDLRFQSSAVMALQEASEAYLVGLFEDTNLCAIHAKRVTIMPKDIQLARRIRGERA, via the coding sequence ATGGCAAGAACCAAGCAGACCGCCCGTAAATCCACCGGAGGCAAAGCCCCCAGGAAGCAGCTGGCCACCAAGGCTGCCCGTAAGAGCGCCCCGGCCACCGGCGGCGTGAAGAAGCCTCACCGTTACAGGCCCGGTACCGTGGCTCTGAGAGAGATCCGTCGCTACCAGAAATCCACCGAGCTGCTGATCCGCAAGCTGCCCTTCCAGCGCCTGGTGAGGGAGATCGCTCAGGACTTCAAGACCGACCTGCGCTTCCAGAGCTCCGCTGTCATGGCTCTGCAGGAGGCCAGCGAGGCTTACCTGGTCGGCCTGTTCGAGGACACCAACCTGTGCGCCATCCACGCCAAGAGGGTCACCATCATGCCCAAAGACATCCAGCTGGCCCGCCGCATCCGCGGAGAGAGAGCTTAA
- the LOC122995632 gene encoding histone H1-like produces the protein MVCLSTACCLRLSNSQLRLSDCFVSDLNSEEIMAEVAPAPAAAAAPAKVAKKKVSKPKKTGPSVSELIVKTVAASKERSGVSAAALKKALAAGGYDVEKNKARVKTAIKSLVAKGTLVQTKGIGASGSFKMSKKVETKAKKPAKKAAPKAKKPAKSPKKPAAAKKPKTAAAKKTAAAKKSPKKVKKPAAAKKAAKSPKKAAKSPKKVVKKAPAAKKAPAKKVAKPKAKKAAPKKK, from the coding sequence ATGGTGTGTTTAAGTACAGCCTGCTGCCTCAGACTCTCCAACAGTCAACTCAGACTCTCAGATTGTTTCGTGTCGGATCTGAACTCAGAGGAAATAATGGCCGAAGTTGCTCCAGctcccgccgccgccgctgctccGGCTAAAGTGGCTAAGAAGAAGGTCTCCAAGCCGAAGAAGACTGGCCCCAGCGTCAGCGAGCTGATCGTGAAGACTGTGGCCGCGTCCAAGGAGCGGAGCGGCGTGTCTGCAGCCGCCCTGAAGAAGGCTCTGGCTGCCGGAGGCTACGATGTGGAGAAGAACAAGGCCCGCGTCAAGACCGCCATCAAGAGCCTGGTGGCCAAGGGGACTCTGGTCCAGACTAAGGGGATCGGCGCCTCTGGATCCTTCAAGATGAGCAAGAAGGTTGAGACCAAGGCCAAGAAACCCGCAAAGAAAGCTGCTCCTAAAGCCAAGAAGCCCGCCAAGAGTCCCAAGAAACCCGCAGCGGCTAAGAAGCCCAAGACAGCGGCAGCTAAGAAGACAGCAGCCGCTAAGAAATCCCCCAAGAAGGTCAAGAAGCCCGCAGCGGCCAAGAAAGCAGCCAAGAGCCCCAAGAAGGCCGCTAAGAGCCCCAAGAAAGTGGTGAAAAAGGCTCCTGCAGCCAAGAAAGCTCCCGCAAAGAAGGTGGCCAAACCCAAAGCCAAGAAGGCAGCACCCAAGAAGAAGTGA
- the LOC122995647 gene encoding histone H3, producing MARTKQTARKSTGGKAPRKQLATKAARKSAPATGGVKKPHRYRPGTVALREIRRYQKSTELLIRKLPFQRLVREIAQDFKTDLRFQSSAVMALQEASEAYLVGLFEDTNLCAIHAKRVTIMPKDIQLARRIRGERA from the coding sequence ATGGCAAGAACCAAGCAGACCGCTCGTAAATCCACCGGAGGCAAAGCTCCCAGGAAGCAGCTGGCCACCAAGGCTGCTCGTAAGAGCGCCCCGGCCACCGGCGGCGTCAAGAAGCCTCACCGTTACAGGCCCGGTACCGTGGCTCTGAGAGAGATCCGTCGCTACCAGAAATCCACCGAGCTGCTGATCCGCAAGCTGCCCTTCCAGCGCCTGGTGAGGGAGATCGCTCAGGACTTCAAGACCGACCTGCGCTTCCAGAGCTCCGCTGTCATGGCTCTGCAGGAGGCCAGCGAGGCTTACCTGGTCGGCCTGTTCGAGGACACCAACCTGTGCGCCATCCACGCCAAGAGGGTCACCATCATGCCCAAAGACATCCAGCTGGCCCGCCGCATCCGCGGAGAGAGAGCTTAA
- the LOC122995661 gene encoding histone H4: MSGRGKGGKGLGKGGAKRHRKVLRDNIQGITKPAIRRLARRGGVKRISGLIYEETRGVLKVFLENVIRDAVTYTEHAKRKTVTAMDVVYALKRQGRTLYGFGG; the protein is encoded by the coding sequence ATGAGTGGAAGAGGCAAGGGAGGTAAAGGACTCGGTAAAGGAGGCGCCAAGCGTCACCGTAAAGTTCTCCGTGATAACATCCAGGGAATCACCAAACCCGCCATCCGCCGTCTGGCTCGCCGCGGCGGAGTCAAGCGTATCTCTGGTCTGATATACGAGGAGACCCGCGGTGTGCTGAAGGTGTTCCTGGAGAACGTGATCCGTGATGCCGTCACCTACACCGAGCACGCCAAGAGGAAGACTGTGACCGCCATGGACGTGGTTTACGCACTGAAGAGGCAGGGCCGCACCCTGTACGGCTTCGGAGGTTAA
- the LOC122995648 gene encoding histone H2A-like, with translation MSGRGKGAGKVRAKAKTRSSRAGLQFPVGRVHRLLRKGNYAERVGAGAPVYLAAVLEYLTAEILELAGNAARDNKKTRIIPRHLQLAVRNDEELNKLLGGVTIAQGGVLPNIQAVLLPKKTEKPAKK, from the coding sequence atgtctgGACGTGGTAAGGGTGCCGGTAAGGTCAGAGCAAAGGCAAAGACCCGCTCCTCCAGGGCCGGGCTCCAGTTCCCAGTCGGTCGTGTTCACAGGCTGCTGAGGAAGGGCAACTATGCGGAGCGTGTCGGTGCCGGAGCCCCCGTCTACCTGGCGGCTGTGCTGGAGTACCTGACCGCTGAGATCCTGGAGCTGGCTGGAAACGCTGCCCGCGACAACAAGAAGACCAGGATCATCCCCCGTCACCTGCAGCTGGCTGTCCGCAACGACGAGGAGCTCAACAAGCTGCTGGGCGGAGTGACCATCGCTCAGGGCGGCGTGCTGCCCAACATCCAGGCTGTGCTGCTGCCCAAGAAGACCGAGAAGCCCGCCAAGAAGTAA
- the LOC122995662 gene encoding histone H2A-like, with translation MSGRGKTGGKARAKAKTRSSRAGLQFPVGRVHRLLRKGNYAERVGAGAPVYLAAVLEYLTAEILELAGNAARDNKKTRIIPRHLQLAVRNDEELNKLLGGVTIAQGGVLPNIQAVLLPKKTEKPAKK, from the coding sequence ATGAGTGGTAGAGGAAAAACCGGAGGCAAAGCCCGCGCTAAGGCAAAGACCCGCTCCTCCAGGGCCGGGCTCCAGTTCCCAGTCGGCCGTGTTCACAGGCTGCTGAGGAAGGGCAACTATGCGGAGCGTGTCGGTGCCGGAGCCCCCGTCTACCTGGCGGCTGTGCTGGAGTACCTGACCGCTGAGATCCTGGAGCTGGCTGGAAACGCTGCCCGCGACAACAAGAAGACCAGGATCATCCCCCGTCACCTGCAGCTGGCTGTCCGCAACGACGAGGAGCTCAACAAGCTGCTGGGCGGAGTGACCATCGCTCAGGGCGGCGTGCTGCCCAACATCCAGGCTGTGCTGCTGCCCAAGAAGACCGAGAAGCCCGCCAAGAAGTAA